The proteins below come from a single Vitis vinifera cultivar Pinot Noir 40024 chromosome 9, ASM3070453v1 genomic window:
- the LOC104880253 gene encoding disease resistance protein SUMM2: MECVSPILTLATSLWDCTANCVSHIRSLKQNVENLRRQMQRLDFQCEDVKSRLELEQREQMIPLREVQGWLCDVGDLKNEVDAILQEADLLLEKQYCLGSCCSIRQKYNLVKRVAEKSTRAEELITRGDFERVAAKFLRPVVDELPLGHTVGLDSLSQRVCRCFDEDEVGIVGLYGVRGVGKTTLLKKINNHCLLKFSHEFNIVIWVAVSNQASVTSAQEVIANKLQINDRMWQNRSQDEKAIQIFNIMKRQRSLLLLDNVRQGIELSEIGVPLPDAKNRSKVIITTRSLKICSEMEAQRRFKVECLPSTEALNLFMLMLREDTLSSRPDIRNLAYSVMERCNGLPLALVTVGRALAGKNTLGEWEQAIQELENFLLEISDRLPRAVVDEMPLGHIVGLDRLYERVCSCLTDNRVRIIGLYGTGGIGKTTLMKKINNEFLKTSNQFHTVIWVAVSKKEKVQESVRAAQEGILTQLQIPDSMWQGRTEDERAIKIFNILKTKDFVLLLDDVWQPFDLSRIGVPPLPSLLNFRVIITTRLQKTCTEMEVERKFRVECLEQEEALALFMKKVGENTLNSHPDIPQLAEKVAERCKGLPLALVTVGRAMADKNSPEKWDQAIQELEKFPVEISGMEDQFNVLKLSYDSLTDDITKSCFIYCSVFPKGYEIRNDELIEHWIGEGFFDRKDIYEACRRGHKIIEDLKNASLLEEGDGFKECIKMHDVIQDMALWIGQECGKKMNKILVSESLGRVEAERVTSWKEAERISLWGWNIEKLPGTPHCSTLQTLFVRECIQLKTFPRGFFQFMPLIRVLDLSATHCLTELPDGIDRLMNLEYINLSMTQVKELPIEIMKLTKLRCLLLDGMLALIIPPQLISSLSSLQLFSMYDGNALSAFRTTLLEELESIEAMDELSLSFRNVAALNKLLSSYKLQRCIRRLSIHDCRDFLLLELSSISLNYLETLVIFNCLQLEEMKISMEKQGGKGLEQSYDTPNPQLIARSNQHFHSLRDVKIWSCPKLLNLTWLIYAACLQSLSVQSCESMKEVISIEYVTSIAQHASIFTRLTSLVLGGMPMLESIYQGALLFPSLEIISVIDCPRLRRLPIDSNSAAKSLKKIEGDLTWWGRLEWEDESVEEIFTNYFSPQYLADPIQHSGEVRGKKKLVVEGSTSRAAT, translated from the exons ATGGAATGTGTGAGCCCGATCCTCACTCTTGCCACTAGCCTGTGGGATTGCACGGCCAATTGTGTCTCTCATATCCGTTCTCTCAAACAAAATGTTGAAAACTTGAGACGCCAAATGCAGAGACTGGACTTTCAATGTGAAGATGTAAAGAGCAGACTGGAACTTGAACAGCGAGAACAGATGATACCCCTACGGGAGGTGCAAGGCTGGCTTTGTGACGTTGGTGACTTGAAAAATGAAGTGGATGCAATTCTGCAAGAAGCGGATCTACTACTAGAAAAGCAATACTGTCTGGGAAGCTGTTGCAGTATCCGGCAAAAATACAACCTTGTAAAGAGAGTGGCTGAAAAAAGCACGCGTGCGGAGGAACTAATAACAAGAGGAGATTTTGAAAGAGTAGCAGCCAAGTTTCTTCGTCCTGTTGTAGATGAATTACCTCTTGGGCATACCGTGGGCTTAGATTCTCTGTCTCAGAGGGTGTGCAGATGCTTTGACGAAGATGAAGTAGGAATTGTTGGATTATATGGAGTACGCGGTGTTGGCAAGACAACACTACTGAAGAAAATCAACAACCATTGCCTCCTCAAATTTTCTCACGAATTTAATATAGTGATTTGGGTTGCAGTGTCGAATCAAGCAAGCGTGACATCTGCTCAAGAGGTGATTGCAAACAAGCTACAGATCAATGATAGAATGTGGCAAAATAGAAGTCAGGATGAAAAGGCCATACAAATATTCAATATCATGAAAAGACAAAGGTCTTTGCTGTTGTTGGACAACGTACGCCAAGGAATTGAACTCTCAGAAATAGGAGTTCCTCTTCCGGATGCTAAAAACAGGTCCAAAGTAATAATCACAACTCGATCCTTGAAAATCTGCAGTGAGATGGAAGCTCAAAGGAGGTTTAAAGTAGAGTGTTTGCCATCGACAGAAGCCTTGAATTTGTTCATGCTGATGCTCAGAGAGGACACTCTAAGTTCTCGTCCTGATATACGAAATCTTGCCTACAGCGTTATGGAGAGATGCAATGGCTTGCCACTTGCACTCGTTACTGTTGGACGAGCATTGGCTGGTAAGAATACTCTCGGGGAATGGGAACAAGCGATACAGGAACTGGAGAACTTCCTTCTAGAAATTTCAG ACAGGTTGCCTCGTGCTGTGGTAGATGAAATGCCTCTTGGGCATATCGTGGGCTTAGATCGGTTGTATGAGAGAGTGTGCAGCTGCCTCACCGACAATAGAGTAAGAATTATTGGATTATATGGAACAGGAGGCATTGGAAAAACAACACTAATGAAGAAAATCAACAACGAGTTCCTCAAAACAAGTAACCAATTCCATACAGTGATTTGGGTTGCCGTGTCCAAGAAAGAAAAGGTGCAAGAAAGTGTGAGAGCGGCTCAAGAGGGAATTCTGACTCAATTACAGATCCCGGATAGCATGTGGCAAGGTAGAACAGAGGATGAAAGGGCtataaaaatattcaacatcttgaaaacaaaagacTTTGTGCTACTTTTAGATGATGTATGGCAACCATTTGATCTCTCAAGAATAGGAGTTCCTCCTCTTCCAAGTCTTCTGAATTTCAGAGTAATAATCACAACTCGATTACAGAAAACATGCACTGAAATGGAAGTTGAACGGAAGTTTAGAGTAGAGTGTTTGGAACAGGAAGAAGCCTTGGCTTTGTTCATGAAGAAGGTCGGAGAGAACACTCTGAATTCTCACCCTGATATACCGCAGCTTGCTGAAAAGGTGGCAGAGCGGTGCAAAGGCTTGCCACTTGCCCTTGTTACTGTTGGACGAGCAATGGCTGACAAGAATTCTCCCGAGAAATGGGATCAGGCAATCCAAGAACTGGAGAAATTCCCAGTGGAAATTTCAGGTATGGAGGATCAGTTTAATGTTTTGAAACTAAGCTATGATAGCTTGACAGACGATATCACCAAATCTTGTTTCATATACTGTTCTGTGTTTCCCAAGGGATATGAAATTAGGAATGATGAGCTTATAGAACATTGGATTGGTGAAGGATTTTTTGACCGTAAGGACATATATGAAGCATGCAGACGAGGACACAAAATCATTGAAGACCTAAAGAATGCAAGCTTGTTAGAGGAGGGTGATGGATTTAAAGAATGTATCAAGATGCACGATGTGATACAGGACATGGCTCTATGGATAGGTCAAGAATGTGGAAAAAAGATGAACAAGATTTTGGTGTCTGAATCTCTTGGGCGTGTTGAGGCTGAGAGAGTCACCAGCTGGAAGGAGGCAGAAAGGATATCATTGTGGGGATGGAATATTGAGAAACTCCCAGGAACACCACATTGCTCTACTCTCCAGACTCTCTTTGTGAGGGAGTGCATTCAATTGAAGACGTTTCCAAGAGGATTCTTCCAATTCATGCCTCTCATAAGAGTTCTAGATTTGTCAGCCACTCATTGTTTAACTGAGTTACCTGATGGGATTGACAGATTAATGAACTTGGAATACATTAATCTTTCAATGACACAAGTAAAAGAGCTGCCGATTGAGATCATGAAGTTGACAAAACTGAGGTGCTTGTTACTTGACGGTATGCTTGCACTTATAATTCCTCCACAATTGATATCTAGTCTTTCATCATTACAATTGTTCAGTATGTATGATGGAAATGCTTTATCTGCATTTCGCACCACCTTATTGGAGGAATTGGAGTCCATAGAAGCTATGGATGAGTTATCTCTCTCCTTCCGTAATGTTGCTGCTCTCAATAAATTACTGAGCTCCTACAAATTACAAAGGTGCATAAGAAGATTAAGTATACATGACTGCAGAGATTTCTTGTTGCTTGAGCTATCATCAATATCTCTGAACTATTTGGAGACTCTTGTTATATTCAATTGTCTTCAATtggaagaaatgaaaattagtaTGGAAAAACAGGGAGGCAAAGGATTGGAACAATCATATGATACCCCCAACCCTCAGTTGATAGCGAGAAGCAACCAACACTTCCACAGTCTTCGTGATGTCAAGATTTGGAGTTGTCCAAAACTGTTGAACTTGACCTGGCTTATTTATGCTGCATGCCTTCAGTCACTTAGTGTTCAATCCTGTGAATCCATGAAAGAAGTGATAAGTATTGAATATGTAACTTCAATTGCACAGCACGCCAGCATATTCACAAGGCTCACATCTCTAGTATTAGGTGGTATGCCAATGCTAGAGAGCATCTATCAGGGGGCACTGCTCTTCCCTTCATTGGAAATAATCTCTGTGATCGATTGCCCGAGGCTAAGGAGGCTCCCAATCGATTCAAACAGTGCCGCCAAGAGcttaaagaaaattgaaggagaTCTAACCTGGTGGGGAAGGTTGGAATGGGAGGATGAATCTGTGGAGGAGATTTTCACCAACTATTTTTCCCCACAATACTTGGCTGACCCAATCCAGCACTCAG GGGAAGTGCGGGGAAAGAAGAAACTGGTGGTAGAAGGTTCAACCTCAAGGGCAGCCACCTAA
- the LOC100241155 gene encoding disease resistance protein SUMM2 has product MDFVSPILDVVSRLYACTAKHAGYIFHVKLDLESLRSRMVELKDLSEDVKARVELAVQQNMKVRREVKRWLEDIDFIEVDAARILQQGDLQVEKKCLGSCCPKNFWSTYKVGKRVSKQLITIVILLGEGRSFDSVAYRLPCVRVDEMPLGHTVGVDWLYEKVCSCLIEDKVGVIGLYGTGGVGKTTLMKKINNEFLKTKHQFGVVIWVSVSKQASVRTTQEVIRNKLQIPDGMWQGRTEDERAREIFNILKTKRFVLLLDDVWQRLDLSEIGVPPLPDDQRKSKVIITTRFMRICSDMEVQATFKVNCLTREEALTLFLKKVGEDTLSSHPDIPNLAKMMAERCKGLPLALVTVGRAMANRITPQEWEQAIQELEKFPSEISGMEDRLFNVLKLSYDSLRDDITKSCFVYFSVFPKEYEIRNDELIEHWIGERFFDDLDICEARRRGHKIIEELKNASLLEERDGFKESIKIHDVIHDMALWIGHECETRMNKILVCESVGFVEARRAANWNEAERISLWGRNIEQLPETPHCSKLLTLFVRECTELKTFPSGFFQFMPLIRVLNLSATHRLTEFPVGVERLINLEYLNLSMTRIKQLSTEIRNLAKLRCLLLDSMHSLIPPNVISSLLSLRLFSMYDGNALSTYRQALLEELESIERLDELSLSFRSIIALNRLLSSYKLQRCMKRLSLNDCENLLSLELSSVSLCYLETLVIFNCLQLEDVKINVEKEGRKGFDERTYDIPNPDLIVRNKQYFGRLRDVKIWSCPKLLNLTWLIYAAGLESLSIQSCVSMKEVISYEYGASTTQHVRLFTRLTTLVLGGMPLLESIYQGTLLFPALEVISVINCPKLGRLPFGANSAAKSLKKIEGDTTWWYGLQWEDETIELTFTKYFSPEYLADAIHVSGIFFTISLLEKFSMH; this is encoded by the coding sequence ATGGATTTTGTGAGCCCAATCTTGGATGTGGTGTCTCGCTTGTATGCCTGCACCGCTAAGCATGCTGGCTACATCTTTCATGTCAAACTAGATCTTGAATCCTTGAGAAGCAGAATGGTAGAACTGAAGGATCTAAGTGAAGATGTTAAGGCCAGAGTTGAACTTGCAGTGCAACAAAATATGAAGGTCAGAAGGGAAGTGAAAAGGTGGCTCGAGGACATCGATTTCATAGAGGTTGATGCGGCCCGAATTCTGCAACAAGGGGATCTGCAAGTAGAGAAGAAATGCCTTGGAAGCTGTTGTCCCAAGAATTTTTGGTCAACCTACAAGGTTGGGAAGAGAGTATCCAAACAACTCATAACTATTGTGATTCTCCTGGGCGAGGGAAGAAGTTTTGATTCTGTGGCTTACAGGTTGCCATGTGTTCGTGTAGATGAAATGCCTCTTGGGCATACCGTGGGCGTAGATTGGTTGTATGAGAAGGTTTGCAGCTGTCTCATTGAAGATAAAGTGGGAGTTATTGGATTATATGGAACAGGGGGTGTTGGGAAAACAACGCTAATGAAGAAAATCAACAATGAGTTCCTCAAAACAAAGCACCAATTTGGTGTTGTGATTTGGGTCTCCGTGTCCAAGCAAGCAAGTGTGAGAACTACTCAAGAGGTGATTCGAAATAAATTACAGATCCCGGATGGCATGTGGCAAGGTAGAACAGAGGATGAAAGGGCTAGAGAAATATTCAACATCCTGAAAACAAAAAGGTTTGTGCTACTTTTAGACGATGTATGGCAACGACTTGATCTCTCAGAAATAGGAGTTCCCCCTCTTCCAGATGATCAACGTAAGTCCAAAGTAATTATCACGACTCGATTCATGAGGATATGCAGTGACATGGAAGTTCAAGCGACATTTAAAGTGAACTGTTTGACAAGGGAAGAAGCCTTGACTCTGTTCCTGAAGAAGGTCGGAGAGGACACTCTAAGCTCTCATCCTGATATTCCAAATCTTGCTAAGATGATGGCAGAGCGGTGCAAAGGCTTGCCACTTGCCCTCGTTACTGTTGGACGAGCAATGGCTAACAGGATTACTCCCCAGGAATGGGAACAGGCAATACAAGAGCTGGAGAAATTTCCATCGGAAATTTCAGGTATGGAGGATCGATTGTTTAATGTTTTGAAGCTAAGTTATGATAGCTTAAGGGATGATATCACCAAATCTTGTTTCGTATATTTCTCTGTATTTCCCAAGGAATATGAAATTAGGAATGATGAGCTTATAGAACATTGGATTGGGGAACGGTTTTTTGATGATTTGGACATATGTGAAGCACGCAGACGAGGACATAAAATTATCGAAGAACTGAAGAATGCAAGCCTGCTAGAAGAGAGAGATGGATTTAAAGAGTCTATCAAGATTCATGACGTGATCCACGACATGGCTCTATGGATAGGTCATGAATGTGAGACGAGgatgaataaaattttggtaTGTGAATCTGTGGGGTTTGTTGAAGCTAGGAGAGCAGCCAACTGGAATGAGGCAGAAAGGATATCATTGTGGGGTAGGAATATTGAACAACTCCCTGAAACACCACATTGCTCCAAGCTTCTGACTCTCTTTGTGAGAGAATGTACTGAGTTGAAGACATTTCCAAGTGGATTCTTCCAATTCATGCCCCTCATAAGAGTGCTAAACTTGTCAGCTACCCATAGATTAACTGAGTTTCCTGTTGGTGTTGAGAGGTTAATCAACTTGGAATATCTTAATCTTTCAATGACACGCATAAAACAGTTATCAACTGAGATTAGGAATTTGGCAAAACTGAGGTGTTTGCTACTTGATAGCATGCACTCACTTATTCCACCAAATGTGATATCAAGTCTTCTCTCGTTACGGTTATTTAGTATGTATGATGGAAATGCTTTATCTACATATCGTCAAGCTTTGTTGGAGGAGTTGGAGTCCATAGAACGTTTGGATGAGTTATCTCTCTCGTTCCGTAGTATTATAGCTCTCAATAGATTACTGAGCTCCTACAAGTTACAGAGGTGCATGAAACGTTTAAGCCTCAATGACTGCGAGAATTTGTTGTCGCTTGAGCTATCATCAGTGTCTTTGTGCTATTTGGAGACTCTTGTTATATTCAACTGTCTTCAATTGGAAGATGTGAAAATTAATGTGGAAAAAGAGGGAAGGAAAGGATTTGATGAAAGAACTTATGATATCCCCAATCCTGACTTGATAGTGAGAAACAAACAATACTTCGGCCGGCTTCGTGATGTAAAGATTTGGAGTTGTCCAAAACTGTTGAACTTGACATGGCTTATTTATGCTGCAGGCCTTGAGTCACTTAGCATTCAGTCCTGTGTATCGATGAAAGAAGTGATAAGTTACGAGTACGGAGCTTCGACTACACAACACGTGAGATTGTTCACGAGGCTCACAACTCTAGTATTGGGTGGCATGCCACTGCTAGAGAGCATCTATCAGGGGACCCTACTCTTCCCCGCATTGGAAGTAATCTCTGTGATCAACTGTCCGAAGCTAGGGAGGCTCCCGTTTGGCGCCAATAGTGCTGCCAAGAGcttaaagaaaattgaaggagaTACAACCTGGTGGTATGGGTTGCAATGGGAGGATGAGACCATTGAGCTAACTTTCACCAAATATTTTTCCCCAGAGTACTTGGCCGATGCAATCCATGTCTCAGGTATCTTCTTTACCATCTCTCTTCTTGAAAAGTTCTCCATGCATTAA